In Candidatus Dadabacteria bacterium, the genomic stretch AGGAAAAACTTCCCATAAAGGGCTATCTCTTTCTGATAGCCACCGCTTTTTTCACGGCGCTTTCCTACGCAATAGGTAAGGCGCTTGAGCGAAGCGACCTTCACCCCGAGACCACCACTTTTTTCTGGTTCTTCGGGGCCTTTGTGGTCGCCTTAATCCTGTTCCCCTTTCTTCACTCGCAGAGAAAGGAACTCAGAAGAATCCGGGAGTACCGCGCCATTTTCATCTGGAGTTCCATTATAACCTCGGCGGGGGCCGCCTTGTGGATGGTTGCGCTCTGGACGATCGGGCCGGCCCTTACCTCGTTCCTGATGAAGGCACAGACGCTCTTCGCGCTTCTGCTCGGCATAATCTTTCTCGGTGAAAGGCTCAACAAGGGGGAGAGCGTAGGAATAGCCATGACGGTGGCCGGCGGAGCGGTGGTCGCCTACCAGAGAGAGGATTATCTAATTTTCGGAACCGCCATGGC encodes the following:
- a CDS encoding DMT family transporter yields the protein MNKTDKKEKLPIKGYLFLIATAFFTALSYAIGKALERSDLHPETTTFFWFFGAFVVALILFPFLHSQRKELRRIREYRAIFIWSSIITSAGAALWMVALWTIGPALTSFLMKAQTLFALLLGIIFLGERLNKGESVGIAMTVAGGAVVAYQREDYLIFGTAMALGAAFLYSFLSFMVKKIAQNLNMLTVATLRTLGVSIVLFIYLILTGTFEPPSLKQALVMACGGACGAYIAKGSQFHAIKLLDISRTTAVMPMESIFVLILAHVFFDDLPSVTKLLGGASIIVGVVFLVLFRGQKNDILGK